In Oryza sativa Japonica Group chromosome 2, ASM3414082v1, the following are encoded in one genomic region:
- the LOC4329375 gene encoding phenolic glucoside malonyltransferase 2 has protein sequence MAAPPHDHGGRLRVLRTEHVTPSSTGDDADALSERALPLKPVEPVERLFLYRLAPGAAVHGVLSHLADSLSRALRAFYPLAGRIRLAPGKTDRYELFYQPGDAVAFTVAEHDGAGVDELATDDPREVATIAPLVPALPRGGAVLAVQATVLLGLRPAAPRVLALGVTVHHAACDGASSTHFLHTWAASACAAAGNVPPEPPVMDHSFIVDRKDIHDLFAAPRAQKGFDSPDAMDRLVATYALSSAQLQSIKDAVAGEAARRGVVPPPRCTSIVATYGVMWLCHLRATHGHNNDGGHDDGGGRAYFLFVTDHRRRMEGRVPSRYFGNCVGPCYASMPRKAAATATVTDGVFTACSAVAAAIDEAVHGETGYWERYPERIVEARRDGAPFSVAGSPRFRVYDVDFGFGTPAKVEIASVAKTGAMSVAEGRGGSGGIEVGIALPPEHMGRFRTYLADVIAGVI, from the coding sequence ATGGCAGCGCCACCTCACGATCacggcggccgcctccgcgtccTCCGAACCGAGCACGTCACGCCGTCGTCGACCGGCGATGACGCCGACGCGCTCTCCGAACGTGCTCTGCCGCTCAAGcccgtcgagcccgtcgagcGACTCTTCCTCTACCGCCtcgcccccggcgccgccgtccacggCGTCCTGTCCCACCTCGCCGACTCCTTGTCCCGCGCGCTCCGCGCCTTCTACCCGCTCGCCGGCCGCATCCGCCTCGCGCCCGGGAAGACCGACCGGTACGAGCTGTTCTACCAGCCCGGCGACGCGGTCGCCTTCACCGTCGCCGagcacgacggcgccggcgtcgacgagctTGCCACGGACGATCCCAGGGAAGTTGCCACGATTGCGCCGCTAGTGCCGGCGCTCCCGCGGGGCGGCGCGGTGCTCGCCGTGCAGGCCACCGTGTTGTTGGGcctgcggccggcggcgccgcgcgttCTCGCCCTCGGCGTCACCGTGCACCACGCCGcctgcgacggcgcgagctcgacgCACTTCCTCCACACCTGGGCGGCttccgcctgcgccgccgccggaaatGTCCCGCCGGAGCCACCAGTCATGGACCACAGCTTCATTGTTGACCGCAAGGACATCCACGACTTGTTCGCCGCGCCCAGGGCTCAGAAAGGGTTCGATTCGCCCGACGCCATGGACAGGCTCGTCGCCACGTACGCGCTGTCGTCAGCGCAGCTGCAGAGCATCaaggacgccgtcgccggcgaggcggcacgCCGCGGCGTCGTCCCGCCGCCTCGGTGCACGTCCATCGTCGCGACGTACGGCGTCATGTGGCTGTGCCACCTCCGAGCTACACATGGCCACAACAACGACGGCggccacgacgacggcggcggccgcgcctaCTTCCTCTTCGTCAccgaccaccggcggcggatgGAGGGCCGCGTCCCAAGCAGGTACTTCGGCAACTGCGTCGGCCCGTGCTACGCCTCGATGCccaggaaggcggcggccaccgccaccgtgaCCGACGGCGTCTTCACGGCGTGCtccgcggtggccgccgccatcgacgagGCGGTGCACGGCGAGACCGGATACTGGGAGAGGTACCCAGAGCGCATCGTCGAGGCCAGAAGGGACGGCGCGCCGTTCTCGGTGGCTGGGTCGCCGAGGTTCCGCGTGTACGACGTCGACTTCGGGTTCGGGACGCCAGCGAAGGTGGAGATCGCGTCCGTGGCGAAGACCGGCGCGATGTCGGTGGCGGAGGGCCGTGGCGGCTCCGGCGGCATCGAGGTGGGCATTGCTCTGCCGCCGGAGCACATGGGGAGGTTCAGGACGTACCTCGCCGACGTCATCGCAGGTGTGATCTGA